The genomic window TGCTGAAGACAACCAGCCGACGGAGCATCTCGTTGATCAGCTCGCATGCAAAGCGCAGGAAGGGATTTGGGTTTGCGGCCGCCAGGATGTCGTGAAAGTCGAGATCGGCCTGGCGTTGACGAACCAGAAGCGACGGCTCCTGCGAGGCCGGCTGACACGTCTCAATGTTCTGCTCCAGCGCGTCGAGCTGCTCGTCCGACAGAAATTTCACCGAGCCGGCAGCCAATTCCGGCTCCAGCAACCGTCGCGCCGCATAGATGTCCTCCATACTGACCTCTTTGAAGAACAGGTAGTTCTGCAACAACTGAAAGGTGCGCTCGAGCGGCACCTCCATTATCGTCGCCCCGCCTGTCGGGCCGGTGCTGATAGTGATCAGCCCCTGCACCTCGAGGGACTTGAGCGCCTCGCGGATCGTGCTCTTGCTGACCGAAAACAGCCGCTGAAGCTCCTTCTCCATCGGAAGCTTGTCGCCCGGGCGGAGGTTCTTCTGAGTGATCAGCTGCTTGATCTCTTCGGTAACCAGGTCGGCCCGCTTTTGAATTTTCAACCGGCCGCCGGGCCGGGGCGATTTTTCCAATTGGACCGTCATTCCAGAATTCTCCAAAAGCTACCAATAGGTTCCAGGGTCGGCTCCGGGACGAACTAGGCGCGGGCCCACGGAAAGAGCCGACTCGTCGATTGACACTTCTTCCATAATAGGCATACTCATGCAAATCCGGTTTATCATGATAAATAGAATAGACCGGTCGGATTAAAGGGAGCGAGCATGGCGAGCGGGCAGAACATCCCGGAAATTTGGGCGGCCATTCACACGCCCTTCGATGCCTCCGGCGCCATCGACGAGGCGGGAGTCCGCCGGAACGTCCGTCACTACATCGCGACTGGATTGGCAGGGGTGTTCTGCAATGGGCTGATCGGCGAAGTCTGGTCGCTCACGCTGCAGGAGAGAAAGCGTGTCATCGAGGTCATTGCGGACGAGGCGGGGGGGCGCCTTGGGATTTCCGTGGTGATCTCCGGTCCCTCGGTGGAGGAAACCATCGAGCTCGGCGAGCACGCGCGTCGGCTTGGCGTCAGCCACGCCGTGCTGATGGTCCCAACCTCGGGGCCGCGATCCCCCGCCCAGCAGTTCGCGTATCTGCACCACCTCTGTGTCCGGTTGGAGATGCCGATCGTCATCTTCAACGCGCGAACCGCCGCGGGCAGCCCATTGGACCCCGGCGTTTTCACGCAGCTCTGCTCGCTACCAAATCTCAAGCTCCTGAAGACGACGGGCAATGCAGCCGAGAACGCGGCGCTTCGCCAGGCTGCGCGAAATGGCGTCCTGGTGTCGGACCCGCTGGAAGAGAACTTCTTCGCCAACATGCAGGCCGAGGGTCAGCCGATCCTCTATGCCGACCCCGAGCCCTACCTCTATCAACGCGGCGAGTTTCGCCCGATCGCGGAATACGTGGCTCTGTTGGCGGCCGGACGGACGGAAGAAGCAGAACGCATCTGTGCTTCACTCGCGCCGCAACGGATCATCTTCAACAAGTGGATCATGGACCCGCTGAAGCGCGGTCACATGCCGAACGCAGCGGTCAAGCATTGGTGCGATCTGATCGGCCTTGCCGGCGGCGCCGTGCGCTCGCCGGTCACGCCGCTGTCC from Bradyrhizobium zhanjiangense includes these protein-coding regions:
- a CDS encoding dihydrodipicolinate synthase family protein is translated as MASGQNIPEIWAAIHTPFDASGAIDEAGVRRNVRHYIATGLAGVFCNGLIGEVWSLTLQERKRVIEVIADEAGGRLGISVVISGPSVEETIELGEHARRLGVSHAVLMVPTSGPRSPAQQFAYLHHLCVRLEMPIVIFNARTAAGSPLDPGVFTQLCSLPNLKLLKTTGNAAENAALRQAARNGVLVSDPLEENFFANMQAEGQPILYADPEPYLYQRGEFRPIAEYVALLAAGRTEEAERICASLAPQRIIFNKWIMDPLKRGHMPNAAVKHWCDLIGLAGGAVRSPVTPLSAAERRELEADLIACCAPGLLSAAERMSS
- a CDS encoding FadR/GntR family transcriptional regulator, encoding MTVQLEKSPRPGGRLKIQKRADLVTEEIKQLITQKNLRPGDKLPMEKELQRLFSVSKSTIREALKSLEVQGLITISTGPTGGATIMEVPLERTFQLLQNYLFFKEVSMEDIYAARRLLEPELAAGSVKFLSDEQLDALEQNIETCQPASQEPSLLVRQRQADLDFHDILAAANPNPFLRFACELINEMLRRLVVFSTQTPPEEHTRFGCANVKIHTEIAKAARARDSERVRALMKAHMEEASEYVKRLDGRLDGRLILDSEMAPRPRPLS